Proteins encoded within one genomic window of Fragaria vesca subsp. vesca linkage group LG1, FraVesHawaii_1.0, whole genome shotgun sequence:
- the LOC101311622 gene encoding glucan endo-1,3-beta-glucosidase, basic isoform-like gives MAVLGCIALILCVIASFDNHAGRVGALDIGVCYGTLGSDLPAPADVVNLYKQHGIAKMRIFNPNPAILDALRGSGIAVTIGIPNEDLENLATGQGAVDQWWNNNIAPYVNDVTINYIAIGNEVDPSVGLKNVLAVMPLLNNIQIVHDRIKVTTVLSSSVLASSYPPSIGEFTPEASSTMAGILAFLASTDSPLMINVYPYFAYKSDPGNVRLDYAQFTATETVVQDGEYGYVNLFDAIVDAFVAAMDKAGGATNVRVVVSESGWPSDGSGSITTPELAATYNKNLLNHILQKGGTPRRPGANIEGFIFAMFNENQKPAGEEQHFGLFYPNMQPVYDIFS, from the coding sequence ATGGCAGTACTAGGCTGCATTGCACTCATTCTGTGTGTTATAGCTAGCTTTGACAACCATGCAGGCCGTGTGGGAGCTTTAGACATTGGTGTTTGCTATGGGACGTTGGGAAGTGACCTTCCTGCACCAGCAGATGTTGTCAATCTCTACAAACAACACGGCATAGCGAAAATGAGGATCTTCAATCCTAACCCCGCAATACTTGACGCCCTGAGAGGGAGTGGAATCGCTGTCACCATAGGCATTCCAAATGAGGACTTGGAGAATTTGGCAACTGGTCAAGGTGCTGTGGACCAATGGTGGAATAACAATATAGCTCCTTATGTAAATGACGTTACCATCAATTACATCGCCATTGGCAACGAGGTCGACCCATCAGTAGGCCTAAAAAATGTCCTCGCGGTGATGCCGTTGTTAAATAACATACAGATTGTTCATGACAGGATCAAGGTGACAACAGTTCTGTCATCATCTGTCCTAGCATCTTCGTACCCGCCTTCGATTGGTGAATTCACACCAGAGGCTTCTAGTACAATGGCCGGCATTCTTGCGTTTCTAGCATCAACAGATTCTCCCCTTATGATCAATGTGTATCCTTACTTTGCCTACAAGTCAGACCCTGGCAATGTTCGATTAGACTATGCTCAATTCACTGCAACAGAGACTGTGGTTCAAGACGGGGAATATGGCTACGTCAATCTGTTTGATGCCATTGTGGATGCTTTTGTTGCAGCGATGGACAAAGCAGGCGGTGCAACTAATGTTAGAGTTGTGGTGTCTGAAAGTGGCTGGCCTTCTGATGGTAGCGGAAGTATCACCACGCCAGAACTTGCAGCCACTTATAACAAGAATTTATTGAATCATATCCTTCAAAAGGGAGGGACACCAAGAAGACCCGGTGCAAACATTGAAGGGTTTATCTTTGCAATGTTCAATGAGAACCAGAAACCTGCTGGCGAGGAGCAACATTTTGGTCTTTTTTATCCCAACATGCAACCTGTTTATGATATATTCTCTTGA
- the LOC101293627 gene encoding auxin-binding protein ABP19a-like, protein MFFPIFFTFVLLLSTSNAAVQDFCVADYKAPEGPAGYSCKKAATVTVDDFVFSGLGVAGNTTNIIKAAVTPAFAAQFPGVNGLGISLARLDLAPGGVIPFHTHPGASEVLVVTQGAIVAGFISSANTVYLKTLKKGDIMVFPQGLLHFQVNGGGSSAVAFVSFSSPSPGLQILDFALFKNDLPTSLVASTTFLDVAQIKKLKGVLGGTN, encoded by the coding sequence ATGTTTTTCCCTATCTTCTTCACATTTGTTCTCCTCCTCTCCACTTCCAATGCTGCAGTGCAGGACTTCTGTGTTGCAGACTACAAGGCTCCAGAAGGCCCTGCAGGCTACTCCTGCAAGAAGGCTGCAACAGTTACCGTAGATGACTTTGTATTCTCTGGCCTAGGTGTTGCTGGTAACACCACAAACATTATCAAAGCTGCAGTGACCCCTGCATTTGCTGCTCAATTTCCTGGTGTTAACGGCCTTGGCATTTCGCTGGCTCGTCTAGACCTGGCTCCTGGTGGAGTTATTCCATTTCACACACATCCTGGAGCTTCAGAAGTCTTGGTTGTTACACAAGGAGCCATAGTTGCAGGGTTCATTTCATCAGCTAACACAGTTTATCTGAAAACCCTTAAGAAGGGTGATATTATGGTGTTCCCTCAAGGGTTATTGCACTTTCAAGTCAATGGAGGTGGTTCTTCAGCAGTAGCATTCGTTAGCTTCAGTAGTCCAAGCCCCGGTCTGCAGATTCTGGACTTTGCACTTTTCAAAAATGATTTGCCTACATCATTGGTCGCATCGACTACTTTCCTCGATGTTGCTCAGATCAAGAAACTTAAGGGTGTTCTAGGTGGTACTAATTAA
- the LOC101293922 gene encoding auxin-binding protein ABP19a-like, translating to MIFPIFFTFLLLLSSSHASVQDFCVADLTAPEGPAGYSCKKPAKVTVDDFVFSGLGIAGNTTNIIKAAVTPAFAAQFPGVNGLGISLARLDLAVDGVIPFHTHPGASEVLIVVEGTICAGFVSSDNTVYLQTLETGDSMVFPQGLLHFQVNGGDTPALAFVSFSSASPGLQILDFALFKNDLPTSLIAQTTFLDVAQIKKLKGVLGGTN from the coding sequence ATGATTTTCCCTATCTTCTTCACATTTTTGCTCCTCCTCTCCTCATCCCATGCTTCTGTGCAAGACTTCTGCGTAGCAGACTTGACAGCTCCAGAAGGCCCTGCAGGCTACTCCTGCAAGAAGCCTGCAAAAGTTACCGTAGATGACTTTGTCTTCTCTGGTCTAGGCATTGCTGGTAACACCACCAATATCATCAAAGCTGCAGTCACACCTGCATTTGCTGCTCAATTCCCTGGTGTTAATGGCCTCGGCATTTCGCTGGCTCGTTTAGACTTGGCTGTTGATGGAGTCATCCCCTTTCACACGCACCCCGGAGCTTCAGAAGTCCTGATTGTTGTGGAAGGCACAATCTGTGCAGGCTTTGTTTCCTCGGATAACACAGTTTATCTACAAACTCTTGAGACGGGTGACAGTATGGTCTTCCCTCAAGGTTTGTTGCACTTCCAAGTCAATGGAGGTGATACTCCAGCCCTTGCCTTTGTTAGCTTCAGTAGTGCTAGCCCCGGTCTGCAGATTCTGGACTTTGCATTGTTTAAAAACGACTTACCAACCTCATTGATAGCTCAAACTACATTCCTCGACGTTGCTCAGATAAAGAAACTCAAGGGTGTTCTTGGTGGTACTAATTAA
- the LOC101294208 gene encoding auxin-binding protein ABP19a-like, producing MMMTFPILFVFSLLFSSSYAAVQDFCVADYTAPQGPAGYSCKDPANVTVDDFVYSALGVPGNTSNMIKTGITTAFSPQFPGLNGLGVALARADLAVGGVVPMHTHHGASEIVLIIEGTITAGFISSDNEVYVKTLKKGDIMVFPQGLLHFQVNVGDTPALEFVSFSSDNPGLQILYTALFQNDLPTDLIARSTFLDTAEIKKLKALLGGTN from the coding sequence ATGATGATGACTTTCCCCATCCTCTTCGTGTTTTCTCTCCTTTTCTCTTCTTCCTATGCTGCTGTTCAAGACTTCTGTGTTGCAGACTACACAGCTCCTCAAGGCCCCGCAGGCTACTCCTGCAAAGATCCCGCAAATGTCACGGTAGACGATTTCGTCTATTCTGCCCTAGGAGTTCCCGGTAACACCTCAAATATGATCAAAACCGGAATCACCACCGCATTTTCTCCTCAATTCCCTGGTTTGAATGGCCTTGGCGTTGCACTAGCTCGCGCAGACTTGGCTGTTGGTGGAGTTGTCCCTATGCACACACACCATGGAGCTTCAGAAATTGTACTTATCATTGAAGGAACTATAACCGCCGGGTTCATTTCCTCAGATAACGAAGTTTATGTAAAAACTCTGAAGAAGGGTGACATCATGGTTTTCCCTCAAGGACTGTTGCACTTCCAAGTGAATGTTGGTGATACTCCAGCTCTTGAGTTTGTTAGCTTCAGCAGTGATAACCCCGGTCTGCAGATTCTCTATACCGCACTATTTCAAAACGATTTACCTACTGACCTAATCGCGCGATCTACTTTCCTCGACACTGCTGAGATAAAGAAACTCAAGGCTCTTCTTGGTGGTACTAATTAA
- the LOC101311913 gene encoding auxin-binding protein ABP19a-like gives MAVFFIFMFSFILSTSYAAVQDFCVADYTAPSSPAGYSCKRPENVTVDDFVYSSLGVAGNTSTITRDAITLASYNEVPALNGLGLSMARVDMAPGAVVPLHTHPGASEIFLLVKGKLIAAFISSDTNTVYQTVINSGDLFVIPKALFHGFVNIGGAKYNPVVAFASYSSESLHIQTVDNSLFNSTLSTEFINRTTFISSHEIRRLKALFGGTN, from the coding sequence ATGGCAGTTTTCTTCATCTTTATGTTTTCTTTCATTCTCTCCACCTCCTATGCTGCTGTGCAAGACTTTTGCGTTGCAGACTACACAGCTCCTTCTAGTCCTGCAGGCTACTCCTGCAAAAGGCCTGAAAATGTTACGGTAGATGATTTCGTATACTCGAGCCTAGGCGTTGCCGGTAATACCTCAACCATTACCAGAGATGCAATTACTCTAGCGTCCTACAATGAGGTTCCTGCTTTGAATGGCCTTGGCCTTTCAATGGCTCGTGTAGACATGGCACCCGGTGCGGTTGTCCCTTTGCATACACACCCCGGAGCAAGTGAGATCTTTCTTCTTGTGAAAGGGAAACTGATTGCCGCGTTCATTTCGTCGGATACAAACACAGTTTATCAGACAGTTATCAATAGTGGTGATCTGTTTGTCATCCCTAAAGCGTTATTTCATGGCTTTGTGAATATTGGAGGTGCTAAATATAATCCAGTCGTTGCATTTGCTAGCTACAGTAGTGAAAGTCTGCATATTCAGACGGTGGACAATTCACTATTTAATAGCACATTGTCTACTGAATTTATAAATCGCACTACTTTCATCAGCAGCCATGAGATAAGGAGATTGAAGGCTCTCTTTGGTGGCACTAACTAA
- the LOC101294791 gene encoding auxin-binding protein ABP19b-like has protein sequence MAVFFIFMFSFILSTSYAAVQDFCVADYTAPSNPSGYSCKRPENVTVDDFVYSGLGVAGNTSNIFRGTITVASYNEVPSLNGLGLSMARIDLAPGGVVPLHKHPGSNEIFLLVKGKLIAAFISSDTNTVYQTVIKSGDLFVIPNALLHGFVNIGGAKYNPVVAFASYSSESLHIQTVDNSLFNSTLSTEFINRTTFISTHETRRLKAVFGGTN, from the coding sequence ATGGCAGTTTTCTTCATCTTTATGTTTTCTTTCATTCTCTCCACCTCCTATGCTGCTGTGCAAGACTTTTGCGTTGCAGACTACACAGCTCCTTCTAATCCATCAGGCTACTCCTGCAAAAGGCCTGAAAATGTTACGGTAGATGATTTCGTATACTCGGGCCTAGGCGTTGCCGGTAATACCTCAAACATTTTCAGAGGTACAATTACCGTAGCGTCCTACAATGAGGTTCCTTCTTTGAACGGCCTTGGCCTTTCAATGGCTCGTATAGACTTGGCACCCGGTGGGGTTGTCCCTTTGCATAAACACCCCGGATCAAATGAGATCTTTCTTCTTGTGAAAGGGAAACTGATTGCCGCGTTCATTTCGTCGGATACAAACACAGTTTATCAGACAGTTATCAAGAGTGGTGATCTGTTTGTCATCCCTAATGCGTTATTGCATGGCTTTGTGAATATTGGAGGTGCTAAATATAATCCAGTCGTTGCATTTGCTAGCTACAGTAGTGAAAGTCTGCATATTCAGACGGTGGACAATTCACTATTTAATAGCACATTGTCTACTGAATTTATAAATCGCACTACTTTCATCAGCACTCATGAGACAAGGAGATTGAAGGCTGTCTTTGGTGGCACTAACTAA